In the genome of Salifodinibacter halophilus, the window CTGGCGCCGCAGCTGTTCTTGCTGGTGTAGTTCTTCTTCTCGAAGTACCTCAGCGCCACGCCGTTCCACTTCGCCTTCTGCACCGCGCCGTTGTAGATCTGTTCGTAGTGCAGATGCGGGGCGAGGTCGTACTTGGCGCTGG includes:
- a CDS encoding M23 family peptidase — translated: SAKYDLAPHLHYEQIYNGAVQKAKWNGVALRYFEKKNYTSKNSCGASSGGAPGTVGTSGSALNVRSGPGTTYSVVDSLANGSAVTIRC